In the genome of Marispirochaeta sp., one region contains:
- the manA gene encoding mannose-6-phosphate isomerase, class I, whose amino-acid sequence MALYRLKNTIQHYPWGSPGMIPDLMGIQNPEGSPWAELWIGAHPKSPSLVETESGFVPLNQFIVEDPVRRLGKPAAERFGGLPFLFKILAARTPLSIQAHPAMDAARRGFERENAAGIPMDAFERNYKDDNHKPELLLSLGDFSALLGFRTMEEIQNLAEVLGIPEYRRLITDARGDLKGFFLALMNYPGPEDLIADIVSAAKELNAKEFSWVRKLAASYPGDIGVAAPLYMNILDLREGEAIYLDAGKIHAYLGGLGLELMANSDNVLRGGLTSKHIDLAELSTVLDFSAENPTLFPSVSGADNSILYRPPVDEFVLSRFDLTDGLSLNCDSSGSCAILLCTSGRIRVEGEFDLVPGDSLFVSADQENCSLEGAGTVFRAGVP is encoded by the coding sequence ATGGCTCTCTACCGCTTAAAAAACACGATTCAGCATTATCCTTGGGGATCTCCTGGCATGATACCTGATTTGATGGGGATTCAGAATCCTGAAGGCAGCCCCTGGGCCGAACTCTGGATAGGGGCCCATCCAAAAAGTCCCTCTCTGGTGGAGACTGAATCCGGTTTTGTGCCCCTGAATCAGTTCATTGTGGAGGATCCTGTCCGGCGGCTTGGAAAGCCTGCGGCGGAACGTTTCGGCGGATTGCCTTTCCTGTTCAAGATTCTGGCTGCCCGGACACCCCTTTCTATCCAGGCGCATCCTGCCATGGATGCCGCCCGCAGGGGGTTTGAACGGGAAAACGCCGCAGGAATCCCAATGGATGCTTTTGAGCGCAACTACAAGGATGACAATCATAAACCAGAACTCCTGCTATCCCTTGGGGATTTTTCTGCTCTTCTTGGGTTCCGAACCATGGAGGAGATACAGAACCTGGCGGAAGTGCTTGGAATCCCGGAGTACCGGCGTCTTATTACGGATGCCCGGGGGGACCTGAAAGGTTTTTTTCTGGCTCTGATGAATTACCCGGGGCCGGAAGACTTGATTGCCGACATAGTCTCAGCGGCAAAGGAACTGAATGCTAAGGAATTCAGCTGGGTTCGTAAACTCGCGGCCTCTTACCCCGGAGATATCGGTGTCGCCGCACCCCTCTATATGAATATCCTGGATCTTCGTGAAGGGGAGGCGATTTATCTTGATGCAGGAAAGATCCATGCCTATCTGGGAGGGCTTGGGCTTGAGCTGATGGCCAACAGCGATAACGTCCTGCGGGGAGGACTGACTTCCAAGCATATTGATCTTGCTGAACTAAGCACGGTACTGGACTTTTCTGCGGAAAATCCGACCCTCTTCCCGTCGGTTTCTGGTGCTGATAATTCTATACTCTACCGGCCTCCGGTTGATGAGTTTGTCCTTTCACGTTTTGATCTTACGGATGGTCTCTCTCTGAACTGCGACAGCAGCGGATCCTGCGCGATCCTTCTTTGTACCAGCGGCAGAATCCGGGTGGAGGGAGAGTTTGATCTTGTTCCGGGGGATTCCCTCTTTGTAAGCGCCGACCAGGAAAACTGCAGTCTGGAAGGTGCCGGTACAGTATTCCGCGCGGGGGTACCGTAA
- a CDS encoding DUF188 domain-containing protein translates to MVIWLDADSLPRKVRDIVSRAACKEGIAAVFVANRAVDFEPCALCSMIVVEGDQSADDYIVESAGANDMAVTRDIPLAARLIEKEAVVINDRGDRFDRDTIAERLSQRNWNLALKEAGLSSSGTRSYSAAEVKRFADRFDRELRRHGIR, encoded by the coding sequence ATGGTTATCTGGCTAGATGCTGACTCTCTTCCCAGAAAGGTGCGGGACATTGTCTCCCGGGCCGCCTGCAAGGAGGGAATCGCGGCGGTTTTTGTGGCCAACCGGGCAGTGGATTTTGAACCCTGCGCGTTGTGCAGCATGATTGTTGTGGAGGGAGACCAGAGCGCCGACGATTACATCGTCGAATCTGCAGGAGCCAACGATATGGCCGTTACCCGGGACATTCCCCTGGCTGCCCGGTTAATCGAAAAGGAGGCGGTGGTTATAAACGACAGAGGGGACCGCTTTGACCGGGACACCATTGCAGAAAGGCTTTCCCAGCGTAACTGGAATCTGGCACTGAAAGAGGCGGGTTTGTCCTCTTCCGGCACCAGAAGCTACAGTGCGGCGGAGGTCAAGCGCTTTGCCGATCGTTTTGACCGGGAACTGCGTCGACATGGGATCCGTTAA
- a CDS encoding iron-sulfur cluster assembly scaffold protein → MAKGDLIGGTLWDQYSGKVADLMNNPRHLGAISEDEAAALNAELVVADYGAESCGDAVRLYWAVEKDSGKIVKASFKSFGCGTAIASSDMMAELCIGKTVDEAVKITNIDVEHAMRDSPDVPAVPPQKMHCSVMAYDVIKAAVAKFKGVDLSSLEEEEIVCECARVSLGTIQEVIRLNDLKTVEEITAYTKAGAFCKSCIRPGGHESRKYYLVDILKETRARIEEETLVSAEHPFAELSPFKQAKAVEALFDAEIRPSLKQDGGNVQILDLDSTDEGPVIEITYEGACISCPASGVGTLGFIEKILKDKLDQRFQVRIV, encoded by the coding sequence ATGGCAAAAGGAGATCTTATCGGCGGCACCCTCTGGGACCAGTATTCCGGCAAGGTGGCCGACCTAATGAATAACCCCCGTCATCTGGGGGCAATCAGTGAGGATGAGGCCGCGGCCTTAAATGCGGAACTTGTGGTTGCAGACTACGGAGCGGAAAGCTGCGGCGACGCGGTACGGCTCTACTGGGCGGTGGAAAAGGACTCGGGAAAGATTGTCAAAGCCAGCTTCAAGAGCTTCGGCTGCGGTACCGCCATTGCCTCAAGCGATATGATGGCAGAACTCTGCATCGGAAAAACCGTGGATGAGGCGGTCAAGATAACCAATATTGATGTTGAACATGCTATGCGTGATTCACCGGATGTGCCGGCTGTTCCACCCCAGAAGATGCACTGTTCGGTAATGGCCTACGACGTCATTAAAGCTGCCGTCGCCAAGTTCAAAGGGGTGGATTTGAGTTCCCTGGAAGAGGAGGAGATCGTCTGTGAATGCGCCCGGGTCAGTCTGGGTACCATCCAGGAGGTAATCCGACTGAACGATCTTAAAACCGTAGAAGAGATCACCGCCTATACCAAAGCAGGAGCCTTCTGTAAATCCTGCATTCGCCCCGGAGGACACGAGAGCCGCAAGTACTACCTGGTGGACATCCTCAAGGAAACCCGGGCCAGGATAGAAGAGGAAACCCTGGTCAGTGCCGAACATCCTTTCGCCGAGCTGAGTCCCTTTAAGCAGGCCAAGGCGGTGGAAGCTCTGTTTGATGCGGAGATACGTCCATCTCTTAAACAGGACGGCGGAAATGTACAAATTCTTGATCTCGATAGTACAGACGAAGGTCCTGTGATCGAAATCACCTACGAAGGAGCATGCATCAGCTGCCCCGCTTCCGGTGTCGGGACCCTGGGATTCATAGAAAAGATACTCAAAGATAAGCTGGATCAGCGTTTTCAGGTCCGAATTGTGTAA
- a CDS encoding aminotransferase class V-fold PLP-dependent enzyme, translating to MERVYLDNNATTMVDPKVKQAMDPYYLQQYGNPNSLHSFGTEVHPEMRIALDRLYEGIGAADQDDIIINGCATEGNNTVLKGIWTQRLTENKPFHLVTSQIEHPSIAHTADWLESMGARVTRLPVNAQGLVTSEILKEHVSHGSADLVSIMWANNETGLINPIKELCSAAHELGALFHTDAVQAAGKIPVNVGEIGCDYLTFSAHKFHGPKGVGGLFAKRGVPSVTLLHGGEQMGGKRAGTVNVAYLVGMGLAIKLATEALEYENTKVRAQRDRLEDALMDIPDTIILGRRENRTPNTILISFKGIEGEAFLWDLNTNGIAASTGSACSSEDLEADATLRAMNLGPDLAHTAVRFTLSRFTTDEEIDYTIETIRKIVQRLRSISSTYS from the coding sequence ATGGAACGGGTTTATCTCGATAACAATGCAACCACAATGGTGGATCCTAAGGTCAAACAAGCCATGGATCCATATTACCTGCAGCAATACGGCAATCCCAATTCTCTGCACAGTTTCGGTACCGAGGTGCATCCGGAAATGCGCATCGCCCTTGACCGGCTCTATGAGGGAATCGGCGCGGCTGATCAGGATGACATTATAATTAACGGCTGCGCTACCGAGGGAAACAATACCGTACTTAAAGGAATCTGGACCCAAAGACTTACGGAGAACAAACCCTTTCATCTGGTTACAAGCCAGATTGAACACCCCAGCATAGCCCACACTGCCGACTGGCTGGAGTCCATGGGGGCCCGGGTAACCCGGCTGCCGGTAAATGCACAGGGCCTGGTTACGTCTGAAATTCTTAAGGAGCATGTCTCTCATGGCAGCGCAGATCTTGTCAGCATAATGTGGGCCAATAACGAAACAGGACTGATTAACCCCATTAAAGAACTCTGCAGCGCTGCTCATGAACTGGGTGCCCTTTTCCATACGGACGCGGTACAGGCGGCAGGCAAAATTCCGGTGAATGTGGGAGAGATCGGCTGCGATTACCTCACCTTCAGCGCTCACAAGTTTCACGGCCCAAAGGGTGTGGGCGGTCTTTTTGCTAAAAGAGGAGTACCTTCGGTTACACTGCTCCATGGGGGAGAACAGATGGGAGGTAAACGGGCAGGCACCGTTAATGTAGCCTATCTTGTGGGAATGGGACTGGCCATAAAGCTGGCCACGGAGGCCCTGGAGTACGAGAACACGAAGGTCCGGGCGCAGCGGGACAGACTCGAAGACGCTCTTATGGATATTCCGGATACCATAATTCTGGGACGGCGGGAGAACCGGACACCGAACACCATCCTTATCAGCTTTAAGGGTATAGAAGGAGAGGCCTTTTTGTGGGACCTGAACACCAACGGTATCGCAGCCAGTACTGGAAGCGCCTGCTCCTCAGAGGACCTGGAGGCCGATGCAACCCTCCGGGCAATGAACCTTGGGCCGGATCTGGCCCACACGGCGGTCCGTTTTACCTTAAGCCGATTTACTACGGATGAAGAAATAGATTATACAATAGAGACAATCAGGAAAATAGTACAACGGCTGCGGAGCATTTCCAGCACCTACAGTTAA
- a CDS encoding MFS transporter, with product MAYKGLTLRLTGFVTLFILSHFSHHLLTALVIPMLPFIRDTFALSYTGAGLVAAAFNFSNGLGQLPAGWLADKAGPRNVMTIGLAGVALAGALVGISSGLPLLIVFLVLMGLAGGGYHPAAPPLIIGAVGQAHRGKALGFHVIGGSLSHFISPVIGISLAVLWGWRGAFLGTALPVFTFGIFFYIFLGKISIGAASKPSETAGAASELPDAPAVTHIHASTAPLREWKKNLRLIAFLALTSTATSFGQACITFSPMVMLDFFHVSEKAAALTLSVIYSAGFWVAPISGFVSDRVGRVSVLVAMSLLLIPVIGLVTLVPYSLFTYILMMGYGVVLFARMPVSEAFIIETVSTRKRSTVLGIYYAAGMVGGATLTPLIGMGIDRYGFQSALTVTALIYSALVTLFIFLLGISSNRAPRNVMVERQ from the coding sequence GTGGCCTATAAAGGACTGACCCTTCGTCTGACGGGGTTTGTTACCCTCTTTATTCTGTCTCATTTTTCACACCATCTGCTGACTGCACTGGTGATTCCCATGCTTCCATTTATCCGCGATACATTTGCTCTTTCCTATACTGGCGCCGGGCTGGTGGCTGCGGCTTTTAACTTTTCCAATGGCCTCGGTCAGCTGCCTGCCGGCTGGCTGGCCGATAAGGCAGGCCCTCGAAATGTCATGACTATCGGTCTTGCAGGGGTCGCCCTGGCTGGAGCATTGGTAGGCATCTCCTCCGGCTTGCCTCTTCTTATTGTTTTTCTGGTACTCATGGGCCTTGCAGGGGGAGGGTACCATCCGGCGGCGCCTCCCCTGATTATCGGTGCGGTGGGGCAGGCCCATAGAGGAAAAGCCCTGGGTTTCCATGTAATCGGCGGCTCCTTAAGCCATTTTATCTCCCCGGTGATCGGGATCAGCCTGGCAGTGCTCTGGGGCTGGCGCGGTGCGTTTCTTGGAACAGCTCTGCCGGTGTTTACTTTTGGTATATTCTTTTATATTTTCCTTGGAAAAATCAGTATAGGAGCAGCCTCCAAACCATCCGAAACCGCCGGTGCGGCTTCGGAATTGCCTGATGCACCGGCTGTCACACATATCCATGCCTCAACTGCTCCGCTCAGGGAATGGAAAAAGAACCTCAGGCTTATTGCATTCCTGGCTTTAACCAGCACCGCTACATCCTTCGGCCAGGCCTGTATTACATTTTCTCCTATGGTTATGCTGGATTTCTTCCACGTAAGCGAGAAGGCGGCGGCTTTAACCCTGTCTGTGATCTATTCTGCGGGGTTCTGGGTAGCACCTATCAGTGGTTTTGTTTCCGACAGGGTGGGCCGGGTGTCGGTCCTGGTAGCCATGAGCCTGCTGCTAATTCCGGTAATTGGACTGGTAACCCTCGTTCCCTATAGTCTTTTTACCTACATACTGATGATGGGATATGGAGTTGTCCTGTTTGCCCGAATGCCGGTTTCGGAGGCTTTTATTATCGAGACCGTTTCAACCAGGAAACGGTCGACGGTGCTGGGAATCTATTACGCCGCCGGAATGGTCGGCGGCGCGACCTTGACGCCACTGATCGGTATGGGGATTGACCGTTACGGTTTTCAAAGCGCTCTGACAGTCACTGCGCTAATATACTCCGCTCTGGTCACGTTGTTCATATTCCTGCTGGGGATTTCCAGTAACCGGGCACCCAGGAACGTGATGGTAGAGCGGCAGTGA
- a CDS encoding amino acid permease, with product MGLREQGMQVLRQLKSWSRKMEKNRGSVDGRTIVNAEFDPAASEQSPEETRLRTLGTFGGVFTPSFLTIIGVIMYLRFGWIVGNAGLYRTLTIVVLANIITFITALSVSSIGSNERMETGGAYFMINRVLGFLPGGAVGIPLYLSQALSIALYIIGFSESLANVVPSWDIRIIALITLAILTLLALIGASFMVRIQYVILTFILLSFVSITAGFRPKFSNLKPSYLEGVNFWGVFAVFFPAVTGILSGVSMSGDLKNPAKSIPRGTLAAVVAGFIVYLLVPVMLAFSVARDNLFASSSLVQASRWPIFVTFGVFGATLSSAIGVLLAAPRTMQALGKDGALPRIFGSGVGKTKEPILGMFFSVLIAVAAILLGNLNAVAEVLTMFFLTTYGVLNLAAGMEKLVSNPSFRPSISIPWWISFAGATACFGVMFLINTIATLIALALVVLVFFLLSIRARNLDPGSPGIWEGFWTGLFFAVSRRLTKARSRSGKNWRPLIQVFAAEIANHAEKITLAALFTRHSGALAIYAVHDPASSQSREELLHELSLFSETLHHRNIFTTLVETGNLFDGILIASQAAAFAGGAYNSVMIGFPSGTKQDKEYARMLMGLSALDKNIMLFKRGTVPSHFSSSPVIVWWGGQEQNVRLMLFLAHLIQRNSPYHNRIRLGTIVPNIADIPAAELKLESTLQELRMQGEIFIVPNPEKQQLCTVIEEHSKESSLVLLEWPSLRKRPLEITCQDCVLLREICKTCFLS from the coding sequence ATGGGTCTACGAGAGCAGGGCATGCAGGTTCTCCGACAGCTGAAAAGCTGGTCCAGGAAGATGGAAAAAAACCGCGGATCTGTGGATGGCCGGACAATAGTCAACGCGGAATTTGATCCGGCTGCAAGTGAACAATCGCCAGAGGAGACCCGTCTCCGCACGCTGGGGACCTTCGGCGGTGTTTTTACTCCCAGTTTCCTGACAATTATCGGCGTCATCATGTATCTCCGTTTCGGCTGGATTGTCGGAAACGCAGGATTATACAGAACACTGACAATTGTTGTTCTCGCGAATATAATTACCTTTATTACCGCCTTATCGGTTTCAAGCATCGGGTCCAATGAGCGGATGGAGACCGGGGGCGCCTATTTCATGATCAACAGGGTACTGGGATTCCTGCCGGGAGGAGCCGTAGGTATTCCCCTCTACTTGAGTCAGGCTCTATCAATCGCCCTGTACATAATCGGTTTTTCGGAATCCCTGGCGAACGTGGTGCCCTCCTGGGATATCCGGATCATTGCCCTGATTACCCTTGCCATTCTTACTCTGCTGGCCCTGATTGGTGCCAGTTTTATGGTCAGGATCCAGTATGTTATTCTGACCTTCATTCTTCTCAGCTTCGTCTCCATTACGGCAGGCTTTCGGCCGAAGTTTTCCAATCTCAAACCTTCTTACCTGGAAGGAGTAAACTTCTGGGGAGTTTTTGCTGTCTTCTTTCCCGCGGTTACCGGAATTCTCTCGGGGGTTTCCATGTCGGGAGACCTGAAGAATCCCGCAAAAAGTATCCCCCGGGGGACCCTCGCCGCTGTGGTCGCCGGTTTTATCGTGTACCTTCTGGTTCCGGTAATGCTCGCATTTTCGGTAGCCAGGGATAATCTGTTTGCCTCTTCATCCCTGGTTCAGGCTTCCCGCTGGCCCATATTTGTTACTTTTGGGGTATTCGGCGCCACCTTGAGCTCTGCAATTGGGGTACTGCTGGCAGCTCCCAGGACCATGCAGGCACTGGGAAAAGACGGAGCACTGCCGCGGATATTCGGCTCCGGGGTTGGAAAAACAAAGGAACCAATACTTGGAATGTTCTTCTCAGTTCTTATCGCCGTAGCGGCAATACTATTGGGAAACCTGAATGCTGTCGCAGAAGTTCTGACCATGTTTTTTCTCACCACCTATGGTGTCCTGAATCTGGCTGCCGGCATGGAAAAACTTGTGAGCAATCCTTCCTTCAGACCATCCATCAGCATTCCCTGGTGGATCAGCTTTGCAGGAGCCACGGCATGCTTCGGTGTAATGTTCCTGATAAATACCATCGCGACCCTTATTGCCCTGGCCCTGGTTGTGCTGGTCTTTTTTCTGCTGAGTATTCGTGCCCGGAATCTCGATCCCGGCAGTCCGGGTATATGGGAGGGATTCTGGACCGGCCTTTTTTTTGCAGTCTCCCGCCGGCTGACAAAGGCTCGCAGCCGGTCAGGTAAAAACTGGCGCCCCCTGATTCAGGTTTTTGCGGCTGAGATAGCAAATCACGCTGAGAAGATCACCCTGGCCGCCCTCTTTACCCGTCACAGCGGAGCCCTGGCAATCTACGCTGTTCACGATCCTGCTTCATCACAATCCAGAGAAGAACTGCTGCATGAACTGAGCTTATTCAGCGAAACCCTTCATCACAGGAACATATTTACCACCCTGGTGGAGACGGGAAACCTTTTTGACGGAATCCTGATCGCCTCTCAGGCAGCTGCCTTTGCCGGCGGTGCATATAACAGTGTCATGATTGGTTTTCCTTCGGGAACAAAACAGGACAAGGAATATGCCCGCATGTTAATGGGCCTGAGCGCCCTGGACAAGAACATTATGCTGTTCAAGCGGGGTACTGTTCCCTCGCATTTCAGCTCTTCTCCGGTTATTGTCTGGTGGGGAGGACAGGAGCAGAATGTCCGGCTGATGCTGTTTCTGGCCCATCTTATTCAGCGGAATTCCCCTTATCACAATAGAATCCGCTTAGGCACCATCGTTCCCAACATCGCTGACATTCCGGCGGCGGAACTGAAACTCGAGTCTACCTTGCAGGAACTGAGAATGCAGGGCGAGATTTTTATTGTTCCCAACCCGGAAAAGCAGCAGTTATGTACGGTTATTGAAGAACATTCAAAGGAGAGTTCCCTTGTGCTGCTGGAATGGCCAAGCCTGCGGAAGCGACCCTTGGAAATTACCTGCCAGGACTGCGTACTATTGCGGGAGATCTGCAAAACCTGCTTTTTGTCTTGA
- the asnS gene encoding asparagine--tRNA ligase — protein MPENSKSLSPSIKELLATPDREQKICLDAWVRTRRDSKNLIFLALSDGSCFNTIQAVINKELGSWNEETLAKVNTGAGVHITGTLVSSPGSGQAVEIQGEGISLYGDAPQESYPLQKKRHSFEFLREIAHLRPRTNTFGAVARVRNAMSFAIHRFFQERGFFYIHTPIITGVDAEGAGQMFRATTLPLENPPRKEGKTDFSRDFFGRPTYLAVTGQLEAEAYALSMGKVYTFGPTFRAENSNTTRHLAEFWMIEPEVAFCDINCNMDLAEEFLKFIISTVLKECSEDMAFFNQWVQKGIIDVLGDVVTKEFARVSYTDAMEELEKAQDSGSASFDFPVQWGSDLQSEHEKFLTETVYKGPVIVTDYPREIKAFYMKQNEDSKTVRAMDVLVPRLGEIIGGSEREADLVKLESRMDELGMHKEDYRWYLDLRKYGSVPHSGFGLGFERLIQYITGMQNIRDVIPFPRTVKSAEF, from the coding sequence ATGCCAGAAAACTCAAAGAGCCTATCCCCCAGTATAAAAGAGCTGCTGGCCACCCCGGACAGGGAGCAGAAGATATGCCTGGATGCCTGGGTCCGAACCAGACGCGACTCAAAGAACCTGATATTCCTGGCCCTGAGCGACGGTTCCTGCTTCAACACAATCCAGGCGGTTATCAACAAGGAGCTGGGCAGCTGGAACGAAGAAACTCTTGCGAAGGTCAACACCGGTGCAGGTGTTCACATTACAGGAACACTGGTTTCATCTCCCGGCTCTGGACAGGCGGTGGAAATTCAGGGAGAAGGAATCAGTCTCTACGGCGACGCCCCCCAGGAGAGTTATCCTCTTCAGAAAAAGCGTCACTCCTTCGAATTCTTACGGGAGATAGCCCATCTGCGCCCCAGGACCAACACCTTCGGGGCTGTTGCCAGGGTACGCAATGCCATGAGTTTCGCCATTCACCGCTTTTTTCAGGAACGAGGCTTTTTTTACATCCATACCCCGATAATTACCGGGGTGGATGCCGAAGGTGCAGGGCAGATGTTCCGGGCGACCACATTACCCCTGGAGAATCCTCCCCGGAAAGAAGGAAAAACCGATTTCAGCCGCGATTTCTTCGGCCGTCCAACCTATCTGGCCGTAACCGGACAACTGGAAGCAGAAGCCTACGCACTCTCCATGGGCAAGGTCTATACCTTTGGACCCACCTTTCGGGCGGAAAACTCCAACACCACCCGGCACCTGGCAGAATTCTGGATGATCGAACCAGAGGTGGCCTTCTGCGACATCAACTGCAACATGGACCTGGCCGAAGAGTTCCTGAAGTTCATTATTTCCACTGTCCTTAAGGAGTGCAGCGAAGACATGGCCTTTTTCAACCAGTGGGTCCAGAAGGGAATAATTGACGTACTGGGAGATGTTGTTACCAAGGAGTTTGCCCGGGTAAGCTATACTGACGCCATGGAGGAACTGGAAAAAGCACAAGACTCCGGAAGCGCTTCCTTCGACTTTCCTGTTCAGTGGGGATCAGACCTTCAATCTGAGCATGAAAAGTTTTTAACCGAGACGGTCTACAAGGGTCCGGTGATCGTTACCGACTATCCCAGGGAGATCAAAGCCTTCTACATGAAGCAGAACGAAGACAGCAAAACCGTACGGGCCATGGATGTACTGGTGCCCAGGCTCGGCGAGATTATCGGTGGATCAGAGCGTGAGGCCGATCTGGTAAAACTTGAGAGCCGCATGGACGAGCTGGGTATGCACAAAGAGGATTACCGCTGGTACCTTGACCTGCGGAAATACGGCTCCGTACCCCACTCCGGTTTCGGCCTCGGTTTTGAGCGTCTTATTCAATATATAACTGGAATGCAGAACATTCGCGACGTAATCCCCTTTCCCCGGACCGTGAAATCCGCGGAATTTTAA
- a CDS encoding methyl-accepting chemotaxis protein has translation MQNEIINLDDQIDNEASMVEESSSAINQMITGIGNISEVTIRQKNTADELLMRGKDGYEKLESAVKAVDSIKENLGIVKNITGIISSIAEQTNLLAMNAAIEAAHAGDSGKGFAVVAGEIRKLAESTSKNSKEIDLVLKDVEGRIDKADTTSKEAKDSYKLIFSRIEDVNRVFTEIKMNMDEIRGGGQEILDSMTALQGVSSNTREGAAQMRSETNGLSERMGFISDGSAQAASAITEINSGIKEITLTTESVKQVAFDLSDSTDVLVREVSRFKTE, from the coding sequence ATGCAGAATGAGATAATCAATCTTGATGATCAAATAGATAATGAAGCGAGCATGGTGGAAGAATCCTCTTCTGCGATAAACCAGATGATAACGGGAATCGGCAATATCTCGGAGGTTACTATACGGCAGAAGAATACTGCGGATGAATTACTTATGCGGGGTAAGGACGGGTATGAAAAACTGGAATCTGCAGTTAAGGCGGTAGATTCTATTAAGGAAAATCTGGGTATTGTCAAAAATATTACCGGTATAATATCTTCCATCGCTGAGCAGACTAACCTGCTGGCCATGAACGCGGCCATTGAAGCTGCCCATGCCGGGGATTCTGGAAAGGGGTTTGCAGTCGTTGCCGGAGAGATCCGTAAACTAGCCGAATCGACATCAAAAAACTCTAAAGAGATTGATCTTGTACTGAAAGATGTGGAGGGAAGAATCGACAAGGCTGATACTACCAGCAAGGAAGCAAAGGACAGCTACAAACTGATTTTCAGCCGCATTGAAGATGTAAATCGGGTATTTACCGAAATAAAAATGAATATGGATGAGATACGGGGTGGCGGCCAGGAAATACTCGATTCCATGACGGCGCTTCAGGGAGTTTCTTCGAATACACGGGAAGGTGCTGCGCAAATGAGAAGCGAAACAAACGGGCTTTCTGAACGCATGGGTTTTATCTCCGACGGGTCTGCGCAAGCTGCCTCGGCCATTACTGAAATAAACAGCGGGATTAAAGAGATAACACTTACAACTGAATCGGTAAAACAGGTTGCTTTTGACTTGAGTGATTCTACCGATGTCCTTGTCCGTGAAGTATCAAGATTCAAGACAGAATGA
- a CDS encoding methyl-accepting chemotaxis protein — MVKTKLALVFGGYLAVIFGLLVFSYVTYARFNEHMHFLNNTQFKGTEYLYSTIEQTYDINQDALTLIYALRSNNAVANELRMHIESIKRDEVLETFNLFKDTIAWDDDDFNEIIDQFYLNWQDWYDSFDYFIELTYGSESDWTEAEHLLFRGEMHDVFSEMQNSLKLLVHKIAGFLLVNTKQIDDNLAQSKNFLLLLSGIIVLLSIIQVLFFHFGIFKHVSKISTGLWEIMEGNGDLTLRLTVKKQDEFGILSRNFNTFMENLQDSIITVKNVSEKNAGMKNELASGSTQVSSAVD, encoded by the coding sequence ATGGTCAAGACGAAATTAGCGCTAGTTTTCGGCGGTTATCTTGCGGTTATATTCGGATTGCTTGTGTTCTCTTATGTAACATACGCCCGATTTAATGAACACATGCATTTTCTGAATAATACGCAGTTTAAAGGTACCGAATACCTGTATTCGACGATTGAACAGACGTATGATATCAACCAGGACGCCTTGACCCTGATTTACGCGTTGCGTTCAAATAATGCTGTCGCGAATGAGCTGAGAATGCATATCGAATCGATCAAGAGAGATGAAGTGCTTGAAACATTTAATCTTTTCAAAGATACGATCGCCTGGGACGACGATGATTTTAACGAGATTATCGACCAGTTTTATTTAAATTGGCAGGATTGGTACGATTCATTCGATTATTTCATCGAGTTGACATATGGTTCGGAAAGCGACTGGACGGAAGCCGAGCATCTGCTGTTTCGGGGCGAAATGCATGATGTGTTCTCGGAAATGCAGAACTCCTTAAAGCTGCTTGTTCATAAGATTGCAGGCTTTCTTCTTGTCAATACCAAGCAGATAGACGATAACCTTGCCCAGTCAAAAAACTTTTTGTTATTGCTGAGCGGGATAATCGTCCTTCTGAGTATCATACAGGTGCTTTTCTTTCACTTTGGCATCTTTAAACACGTATCGAAAATAAGTACGGGATTATGGGAAATCATGGAAGGGAATGGCGATTTAACCTTGCGTTTGACAGTAAAAAAGCAGGATGAATTCGGTATCCTGTCCCGTAATTTCAATACTTTTATGGAAAACCTCCAAGACAGTATTATTACGGTAAAAAATGTGTCTGAAAAAAACGCCGGGATGAAAAACGAACTCGCATCAGGAAGTACGCAGGTATCGAGCGCGGTGGATTAA